The genomic interval CTACAGGGAGCCACCTAAAATAAGGAGGATAAACCCAACAACGCCCATCacagaacggtttgggttggagggaccttcccagctcccccagtgccccccctgccatgagcagggacatcttcaccagctcaggttgctcagagccccgtccagcctggcctgggatgtctccagggatggttcatccaccacctctctggccaacctgggccaggctctcaccacccgcACCATAAAAACAAATGAGCCAACCCAGCATTCCAAGCCGGGGTTTTAATTTTAGAAGGAAGAGGCTCCTTTGGGCGCGCTCTGCTGAGTGCCCACCCAGCAGGTCACAGCGCTGGTGGCAGAAGCACCCAAGGGCACGGCCCCACCTGGGCCCCCGGCTCCTGCCGCACCTCCCCTTCCCGCCGCCCAGCGCCGCTCCACGTCCCGCGCCCCGGGGTCACCCGGGACCCGACACACCGCAGCGGCGCCCGGGACAGGCGACAGGGGCCGCGGTGCCACCCGCCCTGGGCAGggctcagctctctgcccaGGACAGACACCCTGCGCCCGGCCACCTCTCGCACGGGCGGGCTGGGACCGAGCCTGCGACACCAGGGCACGGGCGGAGCCCTCACACGGGCGGCAGCCCCGCACCCGCCGCCATAGCGCGGCCTGGCCCTTTAAGACGCGCCCCCTCGGCCCTCCGCGTGCTCCTGCTGACGTGTGATCGCGTGGCGCCTCTCCCCACCGAGGCCCCGCCCCTTCCTGTCGGCGGCATGCGCAGTCCCGCCCGCagcagcccggccccgcccctgCCGGACGGCCGCGCAGGCGCAATAGCGGAGGGAGCGGCGTCCCCGCCCGCGCTGGGGAGGAGGCGCTGCTGCCCCCTGGCAAACCGGCCGGACGCCCCGCCCCGCCACGCCCGCCCGCGCTGTCTGCGCATGCTTGTGTCTACGCGGAAGGGGCGGGGCTCCTTCCGCGCAGCCGCAGTCCCCGCCCGAGGCCGCGCGGGAAGCGGGACGGCGCGCCCCGCCCTGGGTGGAAAAGGGCGGGGCAGAGGGGCGGGGAGAGCCGCGCCCCGCCCTCCCCCGGCGCATGCGCagagggcggcggcggcgggtgGTGCCGTCGCGCggcccggcgggcggggcggggccgcggcgcgCAGGCGCGGTGGCGGCCGAGGGGAAGTGAGGCGGGCGCGCGCGGCGCCTTTTCCGGCGGCGCTGGCTGAGGgagcggcgcggcgcggagcggAGCCGGCCCGAGGTAGCCCCGCCGGGCCCTGAGGTAAACCCCGCCGGGCCCCCGCCCCGTCCCCGCCCGCTCCGCTGCTCTGTCTCACTCTCTCTCCGTCCCCTTCGCAGGCGGGAACGCGGAGCCGCCGCCCCTGAGCCGGCATCCATGAGCTGAGGCGCCGGGGCGGGAGCCAAAGGCAGGAGCCGGGCGGAGCCGCCGCCTCAGGCCCCGCGGAGCGCGGCCCCTGTTCCCCTCGCCCTCCTCGCCCCGCTCCTTCCGCGGCGCCCCATGCGCTGAGCCCCGCCCGCCCTCGCCGGACACTCGGCCCCGCTCGGGCCGCTCGGGTGGGTCCCGCTCGCCCTCCgcttcccccctcctccccaagcCCGGAGGCCCCTTGGATGCCGCCGAGATGGGCAAGGTGCTGTCCAAGATCTTCGGCAACAAGGAGATGCGGATCCTGATGCTGGGTCTGGACGCGGCGGGGAAAACCACCATCCTGTACAAACTGAAGCTGGGCCAGTCTGTCACCACCATCCCCACCGTGGGCTTCAACGTGGAGACGGTCACTTACAAAAACGTCAAGTTCAACGTGTGGGATGTGGGGGGCCAGGACAAGATCCGCCCGCTCTGGAGGCACTACTACACGGGCACGCAGGGGCTGATCTTCGTGGTGGACTGCGCCGATCGCGACCGCATCGACGAGGCCCGCCAGGAGCTGCACCGCATCATCAACGACCGGGAGATGCGGGACGCCATCATCCTCATCTTCGCCAACAAGCAGGACCTGCCCGATGCCATGAAACCCCACGAGATCCAGGAGAAACTGGGCCTGACCCGGATTAGGGATAGGAATTGGTACGTGCAGCCCTCCTGTGCTACTACAGGGGATGGACTCTATGAAGGGCTGACATGGTTAACGTCCAATTATAAATCCTAATGAGAGAATAACTATTTAGTCtacaaagaattaaagaaaaaaaaaaataacccacatGGCTTTCCGGAAGAATGATTCTCTactgaaaagtaaaacaaaagcatcCATAGGATTATGATCATCTTTCTCCAGTTACCGCCCTTTCCTTCTGCACACTGGACTGGATTCCTGTTTTAACTCTTCTTGCTTGGCGTTAGGATGCTCTAATCTCCGAATGTGACACGAACACAAGCACTAGATGCTATGGCAGACTTCCAGCAAACAGGGGAAAGACACATTGTAGACTTGCTAAGTAActttttttcgtttgtttgggtttttttctcctctcgGTAGCCCTTAAGATGGTTTGATTATTTTGGGGGATGGTTGGGGGCGGGGTACCATTTTCAGTGTATGCTTTCTGGTTCTACTTttttcattatatatatatatatatttttcctcctaTCACTTGCTGTAGATTGCTACTTTTTTGCATTCACGCAGAATATGTTGGTAGGTCTACTTCATCTAGTAAACTGAAAATTATTGCTTAAAAATCAAACTGCAGTCTGTCTTTTTATATTAaggactttttttaaaaaaaaaaaaaaagttctgttaATCTGTAACTAAATAGTGACTCTCAGTCTGTCTTCATATCTCAGACTAATAACGAAACGAATTCTTGCCTGCGGTGGCAGCGCGAATACCATTGTAACATGTTCAAAGTGCATTTCAGGCGCAGCGTCCGCCAGGTAATGTAAGAACCGCTTTGAAATGTCAGCTGTGAAGTTCTGAACCATACATCATGCATGAGAAGGGATGCAAATAAGTTCCCCATACTACATAGCAACCATATAGCAAATAAG from Columba livia isolate bColLiv1 breed racing homer chromosome 5, bColLiv1.pat.W.v2, whole genome shotgun sequence carries:
- the ARF6 gene encoding ADP-ribosylation factor 6; this encodes MGKVLSKIFGNKEMRILMLGLDAAGKTTILYKLKLGQSVTTIPTVGFNVETVTYKNVKFNVWDVGGQDKIRPLWRHYYTGTQGLIFVVDCADRDRIDEARQELHRIINDREMRDAIILIFANKQDLPDAMKPHEIQEKLGLTRIRDRNWYVQPSCATTGDGLYEGLTWLTSNYKS